One window of the Shewanella maritima genome contains the following:
- a CDS encoding dipeptidase, translating into MDIEQVNSQQLTKRQTSRRQFIKLCGLTTLAASLPSLSLSVIAQEQSWAAYNKSIVIDGLSALFDYGINELSAETLAQFKRSGVTAVNATVPYPGDDFAAAKAKIAHVKQITALYPQHLRIVYNLDDILQAKAQGQIGIIIGFQSTEMFADDLSRIDYFAKQGARYMQLSYNGPSQYGSGGLVKHDTGLTELGRQAVAQIQNAKVLLDLSHSGKQTVADAIKAASKPLTLSHTGCNAVYQHPRNNDDTELKAIADKGGVVGIYLMPFLEGGDGEITAAAFMRHLNHAINVCGEDHVAIGSDQGILPVNDGPEYREMIRKDVERRKAAGISAPGESANRPPFIPQLNSIRRMELIAHYMQRSGHSDKVITKVLGSNLVNLYREVW; encoded by the coding sequence ATGGATATCGAACAAGTAAATTCGCAGCAACTCACTAAACGTCAAACAAGTCGTCGGCAATTCATCAAACTTTGTGGCCTCACCACCTTAGCAGCTAGCTTGCCATCACTGAGTTTATCCGTTATCGCACAAGAACAAAGCTGGGCAGCTTACAACAAAAGCATAGTGATAGATGGACTCAGCGCGCTGTTTGATTATGGTATCAATGAGTTAAGTGCTGAGACGTTAGCGCAATTTAAACGCTCAGGTGTGACGGCGGTAAATGCAACCGTACCTTACCCCGGTGATGATTTTGCTGCAGCAAAAGCGAAAATTGCCCATGTAAAACAAATCACCGCTTTGTACCCGCAGCATCTTCGCATTGTGTACAACCTTGATGATATTTTGCAGGCTAAAGCACAAGGGCAAATAGGGATTATCATCGGCTTTCAATCAACAGAAATGTTCGCCGATGACTTAAGCCGAATTGATTATTTTGCCAAGCAAGGCGCGCGCTATATGCAGCTGAGCTATAACGGCCCATCGCAATATGGTTCAGGCGGTTTGGTAAAACACGATACAGGCCTAACCGAGCTTGGCCGTCAGGCAGTGGCACAAATACAAAATGCTAAGGTGTTACTTGACCTATCCCACTCGGGCAAACAAACTGTCGCTGATGCGATTAAAGCTGCAAGTAAGCCGTTAACGCTCTCCCACACGGGTTGTAACGCGGTTTATCAGCACCCGAGAAACAATGACGATACTGAGCTAAAAGCAATAGCAGATAAAGGCGGCGTAGTCGGTATTTATCTGATGCCATTTCTTGAAGGCGGCGATGGTGAAATTACCGCAGCCGCCTTTATGCGCCACTTAAATCATGCCATTAATGTCTGCGGTGAAGACCATGTTGCCATTGGTAGCGATCAGGGGATCTTGCCTGTCAACGATGGCCCTGAGTACCGCGAGATGATCCGCAAAGATGTTGAGCGCCGCAAAGCTGCTGGTATTTCAGCGCCAGGTGAGTCAGCTAATCGTCCGCCATTTATCCCGCAACTAAACAGCATTCGCCGTATGGAGCTTATTGCCCACTATATGCAACGTTCAGGGCATTCAGACAAGGTGATTACTAAGGTACTTGGCAGCAATCTCGTTAATCTCTATCGAGAGGTTTGGTAA
- the rsuA gene encoding 16S rRNA pseudouridine(516) synthase RsuA → MRLDKFICESTELTRSMAKKLLKSGEVTCDGEVVKDPSFKVTDAMLIEVDGNELNLIGERYIMMHKPIDTICSTVDEEYQSVLSLMDIEKPEALHIAGRLDVDTTGLILITSDGQWSHKITSPKKGCGKRYLVEVAEPLSKDLVDVFKQGIELKSEDGLTKPAELDIIDSHNARLTIVEGKYHQVKRMFAAVGNKVVNLHREAIGPIEMDHDLEECEWRYLTDEEIARVK, encoded by the coding sequence GTGAGATTAGATAAATTCATTTGCGAAAGCACCGAGCTAACCCGCTCTATGGCGAAAAAGCTGCTTAAATCAGGTGAAGTCACCTGTGATGGTGAAGTGGTTAAAGATCCAAGCTTTAAAGTTACCGATGCTATGCTGATTGAGGTTGATGGTAATGAGCTTAACCTAATCGGCGAGCGCTATATTATGATGCACAAGCCCATCGATACTATTTGCTCAACCGTTGATGAGGAATATCAGTCTGTGCTGAGTCTAATGGACATTGAAAAGCCTGAAGCACTGCATATTGCTGGCCGCTTAGATGTTGATACCACAGGATTGATTTTAATCACCAGCGATGGTCAATGGTCACATAAGATCACTTCACCAAAAAAAGGCTGTGGTAAGCGTTATTTAGTCGAAGTAGCTGAGCCACTTAGCAAAGACTTAGTTGATGTATTTAAGCAGGGCATTGAGCTGAAAAGTGAAGATGGGCTCACTAAACCTGCTGAGTTAGATATTATCGACAGCCATAATGCTAGGTTGACAATTGTCGAAGGTAAATATCATCAGGTAAAACGCATGTTTGCAGCTGTAGGTAACAAAGTGGTCAACTTGCACCGCGAGGCGATTGGCCCAATAGAGATGGACCATGATCTCGAAGAGTGTGAATGGCGTTATTTGACCGATGAAGAAATTGCACGGGTAAAATAA
- a CDS encoding hybrid sensor histidine kinase/response regulator, whose protein sequence is MANLSHRLRELNVHALGKSRLLLSLVLLASFILLLPNKVNASDEMLSDVDITAENTQVGFVASEIPSSSRTVKVIDYLDGLSQSTIMALAQDQQHNLWVGTQNGLNRISGNEVTQYGYGTHGGQTLSGGLINALQVDRNNRLWIASTKGLDEFDLSNNVLAPSSLIATWPEQYSRDIRALLVVGEQVLFATRERLIIANINTHKIDAHIDFAKYGVTLRFPHLVSAAGKVYLGSDEGVYRLNLASTSLTKLSSTDGLIIRSMVYGKGKLWLGTRHHGLKALNLTDESSVEQVIEGVNIYRLSLFNDELLIDLHNQFLSLNLSERQLKKLHLTAFNRNYVSSLNIFSSLQLSSEQYLLGSGTGILALSDSSRYMERIPQVEEEGFENIDAVQALELNSGASTSTTDFLVLDSEAIYRLNIETQQKHRLYSAKPNQTFIRMLQHQGKTYVASQGLGFLELSEQFELLRQSDVAVTIYDMKVIAGKLWLATPDGIYLVDLETFEHDLIASTASRRFFSLNQFGDIVVATSFRDGTWVFSAQDESPKQQYIASKPAMVLESFQANDGQIWLMTAEDGMYSLNTPSRSNSQYSVKPFALNDQFPSRTIVCMAQDKQQRLWMATLDGLVMSAPGSQQLVHFGQIKGLSNSDFNQKACGRIGDQLYFSGYNTIDLVDADNLQVQGAKTIAPQQVQLLSADKQINTVLSKQTQKVAENPIYRFVVTLNTDKLMQNMTYRYRLKGYQSQWLISRSNEFVFTNLPVGDYQLELYAYNDAGDTSEVSRYPLKVTALWYKSYYAYAAYFIISIAIFIWIVLLKLRAAKLKYQLKEQEAKQLTQLNEQLEQLVNERTAVLEQKTLDAEQANQDKTAFIATASHDIRHPLNSAKLLLEANQNDEVGQTAFFKRMQESIGSLSRLIESILDLSKVESAHFKPFVRSFETQNLLNDLIVELSPVAAKYQVNLECSAWHNLNVESDSLLIERVLLNVVINAIEVSKPGQTVSLAAKQLNDMCVVEITDQGAGIPASIKSQLFEPFVTHNKASGTGLGLTIVNKINHVLNLGLAVNSSSKGTKMSFSLPLARQVAHAEPSTNIGEVWVLDDHQESADSLATVLGKWQLEYRIFYDHHSLISALEQTTPDWLLLDFHLQNTDSARVLAENGRLFEPVNIIVMSAEASVRSILPYPFLLKPIKPNKLKRLLLSPKRV, encoded by the coding sequence TGGCGTCTTTCATTCTATTGCTACCAAATAAAGTGAATGCCAGTGATGAGATGCTTTCTGATGTAGATATTACTGCTGAAAATACCCAGGTTGGGTTCGTTGCAAGCGAAATACCATCAAGCAGTCGCACAGTAAAGGTCATCGATTATCTTGATGGCTTATCGCAAAGTACCATTATGGCGCTGGCACAAGACCAGCAGCACAATTTATGGGTTGGAACCCAAAATGGTCTTAATCGAATTTCGGGTAACGAAGTTACTCAATATGGTTACGGTACTCATGGCGGGCAAACGCTATCTGGCGGGTTAATTAATGCCTTGCAAGTTGACCGTAATAATCGTTTGTGGATTGCCAGCACCAAAGGGCTTGATGAGTTTGACCTTAGTAACAATGTGCTTGCACCGTCATCATTAATCGCTACCTGGCCCGAACAATATAGCCGTGACATTCGTGCCTTGCTGGTTGTAGGCGAGCAAGTGTTATTTGCTACGCGCGAGCGTTTAATCATTGCCAATATCAATACCCATAAAATTGATGCCCATATCGACTTTGCTAAATATGGTGTGACACTGCGCTTCCCACATTTAGTGTCAGCGGCTGGCAAGGTGTATTTGGGCAGCGATGAAGGGGTCTATAGGCTAAATTTAGCCTCTACGTCGCTAACTAAACTTAGTTCCACTGATGGGCTGATTATTCGCTCAATGGTTTATGGCAAGGGTAAGCTGTGGCTAGGTACGCGCCATCATGGCTTAAAAGCATTAAATTTGACTGATGAAAGTTCAGTTGAGCAGGTGATTGAAGGTGTAAATATCTACCGTTTGAGTTTATTTAATGATGAGTTACTTATTGATCTGCATAATCAGTTTCTCAGCTTAAATTTATCAGAACGACAGCTAAAGAAACTTCACCTAACCGCGTTTAATCGCAATTATGTGAGTAGCTTAAACATCTTTTCTTCACTGCAGCTTAGCTCGGAGCAATATCTACTTGGTTCTGGTACAGGTATCTTAGCGCTGAGCGATAGCTCCAGGTATATGGAGCGAATTCCTCAAGTTGAAGAAGAAGGCTTTGAAAATATCGATGCTGTGCAAGCGCTAGAGTTGAATAGTGGCGCAAGCACTTCAACCACAGATTTTTTAGTGCTTGATAGCGAAGCCATTTATCGCCTCAATATTGAAACTCAGCAAAAGCACCGGCTATATTCGGCTAAGCCAAATCAAACCTTTATTCGTATGTTGCAACATCAAGGTAAAACCTATGTCGCTTCTCAAGGGCTTGGTTTTCTCGAGCTAAGCGAGCAGTTTGAGTTGCTGAGGCAATCTGATGTTGCTGTCACCATATACGACATGAAAGTGATTGCAGGTAAGCTATGGCTAGCAACCCCAGATGGTATTTATCTTGTTGATTTAGAGACGTTTGAGCACGATTTGATCGCATCTACTGCATCAAGACGTTTTTTTAGCTTGAATCAGTTTGGCGATATTGTGGTTGCGACCAGCTTTCGCGACGGCACCTGGGTATTTAGCGCTCAAGATGAATCACCAAAGCAGCAATACATAGCATCAAAACCTGCGATGGTGCTAGAGAGTTTTCAAGCCAATGACGGTCAGATTTGGTTGATGACGGCAGAAGATGGCATGTACAGCCTCAATACGCCATCGCGTTCTAACAGCCAATACAGTGTTAAACCGTTTGCGTTAAATGATCAATTCCCTAGTCGCACCATCGTTTGTATGGCGCAAGACAAACAGCAGCGTTTATGGATGGCGACGTTAGATGGATTGGTAATGTCAGCACCCGGCTCGCAGCAGCTAGTTCATTTTGGGCAAATAAAAGGTTTGAGCAACTCAGACTTTAACCAAAAAGCCTGTGGCCGTATTGGTGATCAGCTTTATTTTAGTGGCTATAACACCATTGATTTGGTTGATGCTGATAACCTTCAAGTACAAGGTGCTAAAACCATTGCACCGCAACAAGTGCAGCTATTAAGTGCTGATAAACAAATTAATACTGTGCTGAGCAAACAAACCCAAAAGGTGGCAGAAAACCCTATTTATCGCTTTGTAGTGACGCTTAATACCGATAAGTTGATGCAAAATATGACCTATCGTTATCGCCTAAAAGGTTATCAGTCACAATGGCTTATCTCACGCAGCAACGAGTTTGTATTTACTAACTTACCTGTTGGTGATTATCAGCTTGAGCTATACGCTTATAACGACGCCGGAGACACCTCTGAAGTTAGCCGTTACCCACTAAAAGTCACGGCGCTTTGGTACAAGTCTTACTATGCCTATGCGGCTTATTTCATTATTTCCATTGCAATATTTATATGGATTGTTCTGCTGAAACTGCGCGCGGCAAAACTCAAATATCAGCTTAAAGAGCAAGAGGCAAAGCAACTCACTCAGCTTAATGAGCAGTTAGAGCAATTGGTGAATGAACGCACTGCGGTACTTGAGCAGAAAACCTTAGACGCCGAGCAAGCTAACCAGGATAAAACCGCGTTTATTGCTACCGCGAGCCATGACATTCGCCACCCGCTCAATTCAGCGAAATTGCTGCTTGAAGCGAATCAAAATGATGAGGTTGGTCAAACAGCGTTCTTTAAACGCATGCAAGAAAGCATAGGTAGTTTGTCGCGTTTAATTGAGTCGATTCTTGATTTATCTAAAGTCGAATCAGCGCACTTTAAGCCATTTGTGCGCTCATTTGAAACGCAAAATTTGCTGAATGATTTAATTGTAGAGTTATCGCCGGTTGCGGCTAAATACCAGGTTAATCTTGAGTGCAGCGCCTGGCACAATTTGAATGTTGAAAGCGATAGCTTGTTGATAGAGCGGGTGCTGCTTAATGTAGTCATCAACGCCATTGAGGTCAGTAAACCGGGGCAGACGGTGAGTTTAGCTGCGAAACAGCTAAATGATATGTGTGTAGTGGAAATTACCGACCAAGGGGCTGGTATTCCTGCATCGATTAAGTCGCAGCTGTTTGAGCCATTTGTTACCCATAATAAAGCGTCCGGTACTGGCCTTGGTTTGACCATTGTTAATAAAATCAACCATGTTCTCAATCTTGGCTTAGCGGTTAACTCAAGCAGCAAAGGCACTAAAATGAGTTTTAGCTTGCCGCTGGCGAGACAGGTTGCTCACGCTGAGCCAAGTACCAATATTGGCGAGGTATGGGTGCTTGATGATCATCAAGAAAGCGCTGACTCACTGGCGACTGTACTTGGCAAGTGGCAGCTTGAGTATCGTATTTTCTATGACCATCACAGCTTAATTAGCGCACTTGAGCAAACCACGCCTGATTGGTTATTGCTAGATTTTCATTTGCAAAATACAGACAGCGCTCGGGTGCTAGCCGAAAACGGTCGCTTGTTTGAACCAGTGAATATTATCGTGATGTCGGCAGAAGCCAGCGTTCGCTCCATTTTGCCTTATCCCTTTCTGCTTAAACCAATCAAGCCTAACAAGCTAAAGCGGCTATTGTTATCGCCTAAGAGGGTTTAG